A genomic region of Pristiophorus japonicus isolate sPriJap1 chromosome 20, sPriJap1.hap1, whole genome shotgun sequence contains the following coding sequences:
- the LOC139232700 gene encoding solute carrier family 35 member G3-like isoform X3, protein MQLTTDNDEEGTSTGGVDVAGERSEEEENGGSSWGLGAVLPGGAEEEGGSAKHWWTCCQSDSVKGLLVALFGGGVPAGFVAPFTRIAYESSRVPSLEILLFRCLIHMTLGLVIKLRRMPLFGPREAWRSVFVHAFINVVSIACAYSSFMVIPAGNAATVRKGTSTLCSTLMALVINSYRLSAFDWVGLTGSMLGLGLIVVPGLNSLDKGSRLSDIFGYILAMLGGLALAMALMIFRSLTHPSKLLTAAFAFGAVGSLLCAPLMPLLQTPVVPADALTWTCVTGLTFLALVSFFCANYAVTKTHPALVCAFLHSEVVVTMVVQYFVLHEPVTHFDISGATIIISSILVITAQNIVPKKEENSSQTK, encoded by the coding sequence ATGCAGTTGACGACGGACAATGACGAGGAAGGGACGAGCACCGGCGGAGTGGACGTGGCGGGGGAGAGgagcgaggaggaggagaacgGAGGGAGCAGCTGGGGCCTCGGGGCTGTGCTCCCAGGCGGAGCGGAGGAGGAGGGGGGCTCGGCCAAGCACTGGTGGACTTGCTGCCAGTCGGACAGTGTGAAGGGGCTGCTGGTGGCCCTGTTCGGGGGCGGGGTGCCGGCCGGCTTCGTGGCCCCCTTTACCCGCATTGCCTACGAGTCCTCGCGGGTGCCCTCGCTGGAGATCCTGCTGTTCCGCTGCCTGATCCACATGACGCTGGGCCTGGTCATCAAGCTGCGGCGCATGCCGCTGTTCGGGCCCCGCGAGGCCTGGCGTTCGGTCTTCGTGCACGCCTTCATCAACGTGGTGTCCATCGCCTGCGCCTACAGCTCCTTCATGGTTATCCCGGCCGGCAACGCGGCCACCGTCCGCAAGGGTACCTCCACCCTCTGCTCCACCTTGATGGCGCTGGTCATCAACAGCTACCGCCTGAGCGCCTTCGACTGGGTGGGACTGACGGGCAGCATGCTGGgcctggggctgatcgtggtgcccGGCCTGAACAGCCTGGACAAGGGCTCTCGCCTGTCCGACATCTTTGGCTACATCCTGGCCATGCTGGGCGGCCTGGCCCTGGCCATGGCTCTGATGATCTTCCGCAGCCTGACACACCCCTCCAAACTGCTGACGGCGGCCTTTGCCTTCGGGGCAGTGGGCAGCCTGCTCTGCGCCCCCCTCATGCCCCTGCTCCAGACGCCGGTGGTGCCCGCCGACGCCCTCACCTGGACCTGCGTGACCGGCCTCACCTTCCTGGCTCTGGTCTCCTTCTTCTGCGCCAACTATGCGGTGACCAAGACCCACCCGGCCCTGGTCTGCGCCTTCCTGCACTCCGAGGTGGTGGTCACCATGGTGGTCCAGTACTTCGTGCTGCACGAGCCCGTCACACACTTCGACATCAGCGGGGCcaccatcatcatcagcagcatcCTGGTCATCACCGCCCAGAACATCGTCCCCAAGAAGGAGGAGAACTCGAGCCAAACAAAATGA